From one Catenuloplanes nepalensis genomic stretch:
- a CDS encoding roadblock/LC7 domain-containing protein translates to MTSSVNLNWLLDDLINRVPTAHQAVVLSSDGLLMGASRSLSREDAEHMSAMAAGFQSLAKGASRHFAAGPVRQTVVEMESAYLFVTAAGAGACLAVLAASDSDIGLIAYEMAMLVTRVGQTMTATQRTPGVHTDAG, encoded by the coding sequence ATGACCTCCTCCGTCAACCTCAACTGGCTCCTCGACGACCTGATCAACCGGGTCCCGACGGCGCACCAGGCGGTGGTGCTCTCCTCCGACGGCCTGCTGATGGGCGCGTCGCGGAGTCTGAGCCGGGAGGACGCGGAGCACATGTCCGCGATGGCGGCCGGCTTCCAGAGCCTCGCCAAGGGCGCCAGCCGTCACTTCGCCGCCGGTCCGGTGCGGCAGACCGTGGTCGAGATGGAGTCCGCGTACCTGTTCGTGACCGCGGCCGGCGCGGGTGCCTGCCTCGCCGTCCTGGCCGCGTCGGACTCCGACATCGGCCTGATCGCGTACGAGATGGCCATGCTCGTCACCCGGGTGGGGCAGACCATGACCGCCACCCAGCGAACCCCGGGGGTGCACACCGATGCGGGATAG
- a CDS encoding DUF742 domain-containing protein, translating into MRDRPPDMPRRPDEPDTHWMDDDAGPVVRAYAVTGGRVRPVAGGFDLVAFVVSRVGENALPAHLSPEQRAIISAAREPLSVAEVAAKLNLALGVIRVLLGDLLAADLISMYEPPAARRHDEDILKAVVNGLRAL; encoded by the coding sequence ATGCGGGATAGACCACCGGACATGCCCCGGCGGCCGGACGAGCCGGACACGCACTGGATGGACGACGACGCTGGCCCGGTCGTCCGCGCCTACGCGGTCACCGGGGGCCGGGTGCGCCCGGTCGCCGGCGGGTTCGACCTGGTCGCGTTCGTCGTCTCCCGGGTGGGGGAGAACGCGTTGCCGGCCCACCTGAGCCCGGAGCAGCGCGCCATCATCTCCGCCGCCCGTGAGCCGCTCTCGGTGGCCGAGGTGGCCGCGAAGCTCAACCTGGCGCTCGGCGTGATCCGGGTCCTCCTCGGTGACCTGCTGGCCGCCGACCTGATCTCGATGTACGAGCCGCCCGCGGCTCGCCGGCATGACGAAGACATCCTCAAGGCGGTTGTTAATGGGCTCCGTGCGCTATGA
- a CDS encoding GTP-binding protein, whose protein sequence is MGSVRYDEQSVTVPTALKILIAGGFGAGKTTLVGSVSEVRPLQTEEVLTGLGLDVDDTFGVEQKGTTTVAMDFGRITISEDLQIYLFGTPGQDRFWFLWDELAFGALGAVVLADTRRLADCFPSVDYFEQRGTPFVVAVNMFEGHKEITEAALRTALDLDPEVPIVLCDARDRRSGKSVLIALVEYVAERRGLSLAGAPS, encoded by the coding sequence ATGGGCTCCGTGCGCTATGACGAGCAGTCGGTCACCGTACCGACGGCTCTCAAGATTTTGATCGCGGGTGGCTTCGGCGCCGGTAAGACCACGCTGGTCGGTTCCGTCAGCGAGGTCCGGCCGCTGCAGACCGAGGAGGTGCTGACCGGCCTCGGCCTGGACGTGGACGACACGTTCGGCGTGGAGCAGAAGGGCACCACCACGGTCGCGATGGACTTCGGGCGCATCACGATCAGCGAGGACCTGCAGATCTACCTGTTCGGCACGCCCGGCCAGGACCGGTTCTGGTTCCTGTGGGACGAGCTGGCGTTCGGCGCGCTCGGCGCGGTCGTGCTGGCCGACACCCGGCGGCTCGCGGACTGCTTCCCGTCCGTCGACTACTTCGAGCAGCGCGGCACGCCGTTCGTGGTCGCGGTCAACATGTTCGAGGGCCACAAGGAGATCACCGAGGCCGCGCTGCGGACCGCGCTCGACCTCGACCCCGAGGTGCCGATCGTGCTCTGCGACGCCCGGGACCGCCGCTCCGGCAAGAGCGTGCTGATCGCGCTGGTCGAATACGTCGCGGAGCGCCGCGGCCTCAGCCTGGCCGGAGCGCCCTCGTAG